The following proteins are co-located in the Mesorhizobium australicum WSM2073 genome:
- a CDS encoding Crp/Fnr family transcriptional regulator, whose amino-acid sequence MDPKILQAKSELLRRMSVADFERLRPHLESVFLELRSPLEIEGQKIEAVYFLESGIASVVAKTAGTAESEVGIIGFEGMTGSALIMGDDLASFDCYIQSTSEAIRMSAAPFVEALEESPTLRPFLLRYVQYLHVQTSYTASINARHSLEVRLARWLLMCSDRTVGDRLMITHEFLSVMLGVRRPGVTVGLQTIESHGYIRARRGEITIRDRKGLVALARESYGPPELQYRRLVGDLGSKNPSRQDRPPS is encoded by the coding sequence GTGGATCCCAAGATTCTGCAGGCCAAGAGCGAGTTGTTGCGCCGAATGAGCGTGGCCGATTTCGAGCGGCTGCGGCCGCATCTCGAAAGTGTTTTTCTAGAGTTGCGCTCGCCGTTGGAGATCGAAGGCCAAAAGATCGAAGCTGTCTATTTCCTGGAGAGTGGCATCGCATCGGTCGTCGCCAAGACTGCGGGAACGGCTGAATCAGAGGTGGGAATAATCGGCTTCGAAGGTATGACCGGTTCGGCGCTGATCATGGGCGACGATCTGGCAAGCTTCGATTGCTACATCCAGTCGACGAGCGAAGCGATACGGATGAGCGCCGCGCCGTTCGTCGAAGCCTTGGAAGAGAGCCCTACCTTGCGGCCGTTCCTGTTGCGCTACGTCCAGTATCTCCACGTCCAGACCAGCTACACGGCATCGATCAACGCGCGACACAGCCTGGAGGTCAGGCTGGCGAGATGGCTTCTGATGTGCAGCGACCGGACCGTTGGCGACAGGCTTATGATAACCCACGAATTCCTTTCCGTCATGCTGGGCGTCAGGCGCCCCGGGGTTACAGTGGGGCTTCAGACAATCGAGAGCCATGGCTACATCCGTGCCCGCCGCGGCGAAATCACGATCCGGGATCGGAAAGGTCTCGTGGCGCTGGCACGGGAATCTTACGGCCCTCCCGAACTGCAATACCGTCGGCTGGTCGGGGACCTCGGTTCAAAGAACCCTTCGAGGCAGGACCGCCCGCCCAGCTGA
- a CDS encoding flavodoxin family protein, with amino-acid sequence MFDWLKRGAPEPRKGMPSPRLDEQAFKRRYGEQFNDPAFEPLAADIERITEVAWQAYRDSRKSPRTRKAGRGFADPDYDLAVDWLEARQAIERAKRMNELGKRRRVLIVNGSPRSEHTCPGEMSISYRFVEIARKIFKAGGAEVEILDLSRLAAEYGRKIYPCKACFSTAAALCHWPCSCYPNHSLGQTQDWMNEIYPMWVAAHAVMIITPVHWYQATSPLKLMMDRLVCADGGNPDPSSTHGKEAREAKALELEGWDYPRHLAGRLFSVIVHGDTEGAENVRRSLSDWLKSIEMVPAGPKAELDRYTGYWKPYATSHNELDDDMDLQEEVRNAARTLLAAAVARKEGTFVAAGQSLTDPRQK; translated from the coding sequence ATGTTCGATTGGCTGAAGCGCGGCGCGCCAGAACCGCGCAAGGGCATGCCCAGCCCCCGCCTGGACGAACAGGCTTTCAAGCGTCGCTATGGCGAACAGTTCAATGATCCGGCGTTCGAGCCCCTGGCCGCCGACATCGAGCGGATAACGGAGGTCGCCTGGCAGGCCTACAGGGATTCCAGGAAGAGCCCGCGGACCCGAAAGGCGGGCCGTGGCTTCGCCGATCCCGATTACGATCTGGCGGTCGATTGGCTCGAGGCCAGACAAGCAATCGAGCGCGCAAAGCGCATGAACGAGCTGGGCAAACGACGCCGCGTCCTGATCGTGAACGGATCGCCGCGCAGCGAGCACACCTGCCCCGGCGAGATGTCCATATCCTATCGTTTTGTCGAAATCGCCCGGAAGATTTTCAAGGCCGGCGGCGCGGAAGTCGAGATCCTGGATTTGTCCCGGCTGGCCGCCGAATACGGCCGCAAAATCTATCCCTGCAAGGCCTGCTTCTCCACCGCTGCCGCGCTTTGTCACTGGCCTTGCTCCTGCTATCCAAATCATTCGCTCGGCCAGACGCAGGACTGGATGAACGAGATCTATCCAATGTGGGTTGCCGCCCATGCGGTGATGATCATAACGCCTGTCCACTGGTATCAGGCCACCTCGCCGCTGAAGCTGATGATGGACCGTCTGGTATGCGCCGATGGCGGCAATCCCGATCCTAGTTCCACGCACGGCAAGGAGGCGCGGGAGGCGAAGGCGCTGGAACTCGAGGGATGGGACTATCCCCGGCACCTTGCCGGCCGGCTCTTCTCGGTAATCGTGCACGGCGATACCGAGGGAGCCGAAAACGTCCGGCGCTCTTTATCGGATTGGCTGAAATCGATCGAAATGGTCCCGGCGGGGCCGAAGGCCGAACTCGACCGCTACACCGGTTATTGGAAGCCATACGCTACCAGCCACAACGAGCTCGACGACGACATGGACCTGCAGGAAGAAGTCCGAAACGCGGCGCGTACGCTTCTGGCCGCTGCGGTCGCTCGGAAGGAGGGCACTTTCGTCGCCGCTGGACAGTCGCTGACCGATCCTCGGCAAAAATGA
- a CDS encoding DUF2231 domain-containing protein, with protein MANSRSIPVVVGRPIHRTPMAVANACFIGTLLTDLTYWRTAEMMWADFSAWLLFAGLVMGALAVLAALFDLFTRRILRTHGAYLLGGLVVLVLSFFNALVHSRDAWTSVVPTGLILSAAAVIVLVLVWLLEWSTGRSRVEVLE; from the coding sequence GTGGCCAATTCGCGATCGATACCGGTGGTCGTCGGCCGTCCGATCCATCGGACACCGATGGCGGTCGCCAATGCCTGTTTCATCGGCACGCTGCTGACCGACCTCACCTATTGGCGAACGGCGGAGATGATGTGGGCCGATTTTTCCGCATGGCTGCTGTTTGCCGGCCTCGTGATGGGCGCTCTTGCGGTGCTTGCGGCGCTTTTCGATCTCTTCACCCGTCGAATTCTCCGTACGCACGGAGCCTATCTGCTCGGCGGCCTGGTGGTGCTTGTGCTGTCGTTCTTCAACGCGCTGGTGCACAGCCGTGACGCCTGGACGTCGGTCGTGCCGACAGGGCTCATCCTCTCCGCGGCGGCCGTGATCGTCTTGGTTCTCGTGTGGTTGCTGGAATGGAGCACCGGCCGCAGCCGCGTCGAGGTGCTCGAATGA